A portion of the Aphelocoma coerulescens isolate FSJ_1873_10779 chromosome 11, UR_Acoe_1.0, whole genome shotgun sequence genome contains these proteins:
- the CA7 gene encoding carbonic anhydrase 7 isoform X1, which translates to MTGHHSWGYGQADGPSEWHKAYPIAQGNRQSPIDIVSARAVYDPNLKPLVISYESCTSLSISNTGHSVMVEFEDTDDRTAISGGPFQNPFRLKQFHFHWGTTHSQGSEHTIDGKPFPCELHLVHWNARKYATFGEAAAAPDGLAVVGVFLEIGKEHASMNRLTDALYMVKFKGTKAQFRGFNPKCLLPLSLDYWTYLGSLTTPPLNESVTWIVLKEPIRISVKQLEKFRMLLFTGEEDQRIQMANNFRPPQPLKGRIVRASFKA; encoded by the exons ATGACTGGCCACCACAGTTGGGGATATGGGCAGGCTGACG gACCTTCCGAGTGGCACAAAGCTTACCCCATTGCCCAGGGGAACCGCCAGTCCCCCATTGACATCGTCTCTGCCAGAGCCGTCTATGACCCCAACCTGAAGCCTCTTGTCATCTCCTATGAGTCCTGTACCTCTCTCAGCATCTCCAACACTGGCCACTCTGTTATGGTGGAGTTTGAAGACACTGATGACAGGACAG CAATCAGTGGAGGGCCCTTTCAGAATCCATTCCGGCTAAAGCAGTTCCACTTCCACTGGGGGACCACGCACAGCCAGGGATCAGAGCATACCATTGATGGAAAACCTTTTCCCTGTGAG ctccACTTAGTTCATTGGAATGCCAGAAAATATGCAACATttggagaggcagcagcagctccagatgGCTTGGCAGTAGTTGGTGTTTTCTTGGAG attggaaaagaacATGCCAGTATGAACAGACTCACTGATGCTTTGTACATGGTAAAATTTAAA ggAACAAAAGCTCAGTTTAGAGGCTTCAACCCTAAATGTCTCCTGCCCTTGAGTCTAGATTATTGGACATACCTTGGTTCTTTGACAACCCCACCCCTTAATGAGAGTGTGACATGGATAGTGCTGAAAGAACCCATCAGAATCTCTGTGAAACAG CTGGAGAAATTCCGCATGCTGCTCTTCACCGGTGAGGAAGACCAGAGGATCCAAATGGCCAATAATTTCCGTCCCCCTCAGCCTCTGAAGGGGAGAATTGTTCGAGCTTCCTTCAAGGCCTGA
- the NAE1 gene encoding NEDD8-activating enzyme E1 regulatory subunit isoform X2, with the protein MELLQELNSDVSGNFVEESPEKLLDSDPSFFNRFNLVVATQLPESTLLHLAEVLWNSNIPLLVCRTYGLVGYMRVVIKEHTVVESHPDNMLEDLRLDKPFPELTEHVQDYDLDHMDKKDHSHTPWIVIIAKYLTKWFNEKSEQLPKSYKEKEAFKELIRQGILKNENGTPEDEENFEEAIKNVNTALNPTEIPRGIEELFNDDCCLKLTEQSSSFWILVRALKEFVANEGQGSLPVRGTIPDMTADSSKFIKLQNVYREKAKKDIAAVGNHAAKLLQSLGKAPESISERELKLFCSNAAFLRVLRCRSLAEECGLSSVSKDAIISHMDNPDSEIVLYLMLRAVNRFYKQHGRYPGVYNYQVEDDIGKLKSCLTGFLQEHGLPVVVKDDYVHEFCRYGAAEPHAVAAFMGGAAAQEVIKVITGQFVIFNNTFIYSGMSQTSATFQL; encoded by the exons ATGGAGCTCTTGCAGGAGTTGAATAGTGATGTTTCTGGAAACTTTGTTGAAGAG AGTCCAGAAAAGCTTTTAGACAGTGACCCTTCCTTTTTTAATCGGTTTAACTTAGTGGTTGCAACACAGCTACCGGAAAG TACGTTGCTGCACCTGGCTGAAGTTCTCTGGAATTCCAACATTCCTCTGCTGGTCTGCAGGACTTACGGACTGGTTGGTTACATGAGAGTCGTTATTAAAGAGCATACAG TTGTTGAGTCTCACCCTGACAATATGTTAGAAGATCTGAGACTGGACAAACCATTTCCAGAACTGACAGAACACGTTCAGGATTATGACTTGGATCATATGGACAAAAAG GACCACAGCCACACTCCATGGATTGTGATTATAGCGAAGTATCTCACAAAATGGTTCAATGAG aaaagtGAGCAGTTGCCTAAGAGTTACAAAGAGAAAGAAGCCTTCAAAGAACTGATTCGGCAAG GTATCTTAAAGAATGAAAATGGGACCCCAGAAGATGAGGAAAACTTTGAAGAAGCtataaaaaatgtgaacacaGCATTAAATCCTACAGAG atTCCAAGAGGCATCGAAGAGCTTTTTAATGATGATTGCTGCCTAAAACTCACAGAGCAG TCATCTTCCTTCTGGATTTTGGTTCGAGCTTTAAAGGAATTTGTGGCAAATGAAGGGCAAGGAAGCTTGCCTGTCCGGGGCACCATTCCTGATATGACAGCAGACTCCAGTAAATTCATCAAATTGCAAAATGT ATACCGTGAAAAAGCAAAGAAGGATATTGCTGCTGTGGGGAACCATGCTGCTAAATTGTTACAGTCCCTGGGCAAG GCACCTGAGTCTATTTCAGAGAGAGAATTGAAATTGTTCT gcAGCAACGCCGCCTTCCTGCGCGTGCTGCGCTGCAGGTCCCTGGCTGAGGAGTGCGGCCTGAGCTCTGTCAGCAAGGATGCAATCA TTTCCCATATGGATAACCCAGACAGTGAAATAGTGCTGTACTTGATGCTGAGGGCTGTCAATAGGTTTTACAAGCAGCATGGTAGATACCCAG GGGTCTACAACTACCAGGTAGAAGATGATATTGGAAAACTGAAATCATGCCTTACTGGTTTCCTGCAAGAACATGGGCTGCCTGTAGTGGTGAAAGATGACTATGTGCATGAGTT TTGTCGCTATGGAGCTGCTGAGCCTCACGCTGTTGCTGCCTTCATGGGAG gagctgctgcacaggaAGTTATCAAAGTCATTACAGGGCAGTTTGTAATTTTTAATAACACCTTTATTTACAGTGGAATGTCACAGACTTCAGCAACTTTCCAGCTGTAG
- the NAE1 gene encoding NEDD8-activating enzyme E1 regulatory subunit isoform X1, whose amino-acid sequence MARPGRAGLKEQRYDRQLRLWGDHGQEALESAHVCVINATATGTEILKNLVLPGIGSFTIVDGNQVSGEDVGNNFFLQKSHIGQNRAQSAMELLQELNSDVSGNFVEESPEKLLDSDPSFFNRFNLVVATQLPESTLLHLAEVLWNSNIPLLVCRTYGLVGYMRVVIKEHTVVESHPDNMLEDLRLDKPFPELTEHVQDYDLDHMDKKDHSHTPWIVIIAKYLTKWFNEKSEQLPKSYKEKEAFKELIRQGILKNENGTPEDEENFEEAIKNVNTALNPTEIPRGIEELFNDDCCLKLTEQSSSFWILVRALKEFVANEGQGSLPVRGTIPDMTADSSKFIKLQNVYREKAKKDIAAVGNHAAKLLQSLGKAPESISERELKLFCSNAAFLRVLRCRSLAEECGLSSVSKDAIISHMDNPDSEIVLYLMLRAVNRFYKQHGRYPGVYNYQVEDDIGKLKSCLTGFLQEHGLPVVVKDDYVHEFCRYGAAEPHAVAAFMGGAAAQEVIKVITGQFVIFNNTFIYSGMSQTSATFQL is encoded by the exons AtggcgcggccgggccgggccggcctgAAGGAGCAGCGCTACGACCGCCAGCTCAG GCTGTGGGGTGACCATGGCCAAGAAGCGTTGGAATCTGCCCATGTTTGTGTAATAAATGCAACAGCAACAGGAACTGAAATACTCAAAAACTTGGTGCTGCCAG gtATTGGTTCGTTTACAATTGTCGATGGGAATCAAGTCTCTGGAGAAGATGTTGGAAATAA tttctttctaCAAAAAAGCCATATTGGTCAG AATCGTGCCCAGAGTGCCATGGAGCTCTTGCAGGAGTTGAATAGTGATGTTTCTGGAAACTTTGTTGAAGAG AGTCCAGAAAAGCTTTTAGACAGTGACCCTTCCTTTTTTAATCGGTTTAACTTAGTGGTTGCAACACAGCTACCGGAAAG TACGTTGCTGCACCTGGCTGAAGTTCTCTGGAATTCCAACATTCCTCTGCTGGTCTGCAGGACTTACGGACTGGTTGGTTACATGAGAGTCGTTATTAAAGAGCATACAG TTGTTGAGTCTCACCCTGACAATATGTTAGAAGATCTGAGACTGGACAAACCATTTCCAGAACTGACAGAACACGTTCAGGATTATGACTTGGATCATATGGACAAAAAG GACCACAGCCACACTCCATGGATTGTGATTATAGCGAAGTATCTCACAAAATGGTTCAATGAG aaaagtGAGCAGTTGCCTAAGAGTTACAAAGAGAAAGAAGCCTTCAAAGAACTGATTCGGCAAG GTATCTTAAAGAATGAAAATGGGACCCCAGAAGATGAGGAAAACTTTGAAGAAGCtataaaaaatgtgaacacaGCATTAAATCCTACAGAG atTCCAAGAGGCATCGAAGAGCTTTTTAATGATGATTGCTGCCTAAAACTCACAGAGCAG TCATCTTCCTTCTGGATTTTGGTTCGAGCTTTAAAGGAATTTGTGGCAAATGAAGGGCAAGGAAGCTTGCCTGTCCGGGGCACCATTCCTGATATGACAGCAGACTCCAGTAAATTCATCAAATTGCAAAATGT ATACCGTGAAAAAGCAAAGAAGGATATTGCTGCTGTGGGGAACCATGCTGCTAAATTGTTACAGTCCCTGGGCAAG GCACCTGAGTCTATTTCAGAGAGAGAATTGAAATTGTTCT gcAGCAACGCCGCCTTCCTGCGCGTGCTGCGCTGCAGGTCCCTGGCTGAGGAGTGCGGCCTGAGCTCTGTCAGCAAGGATGCAATCA TTTCCCATATGGATAACCCAGACAGTGAAATAGTGCTGTACTTGATGCTGAGGGCTGTCAATAGGTTTTACAAGCAGCATGGTAGATACCCAG GGGTCTACAACTACCAGGTAGAAGATGATATTGGAAAACTGAAATCATGCCTTACTGGTTTCCTGCAAGAACATGGGCTGCCTGTAGTGGTGAAAGATGACTATGTGCATGAGTT TTGTCGCTATGGAGCTGCTGAGCCTCACGCTGTTGCTGCCTTCATGGGAG gagctgctgcacaggaAGTTATCAAAGTCATTACAGGGCAGTTTGTAATTTTTAATAACACCTTTATTTACAGTGGAATGTCACAGACTTCAGCAACTTTCCAGCTGTAG
- the CA7 gene encoding carbonic anhydrase 7 isoform X2, with protein MTGHHSWGYGQADGPSEWHKAYPIAQGNRQSPIDIVSARAVYDPNLKPLVISYESCTSLSISNTGHSVMVEFEDTDDRTAISGGPFQNPFRLKQFHFHWGTTHSQGSEHTIDGKPFPCELHLVHWNARKYATFGEAAAAPDGLAVVGVFLEIGKEHASMNRLTDALYMVKFKGTKAQFRGFNPKCLLPLSLDYWTYLGSLTTPPLNESVTWIVLKEPIRISVKQQ; from the exons ATGACTGGCCACCACAGTTGGGGATATGGGCAGGCTGACG gACCTTCCGAGTGGCACAAAGCTTACCCCATTGCCCAGGGGAACCGCCAGTCCCCCATTGACATCGTCTCTGCCAGAGCCGTCTATGACCCCAACCTGAAGCCTCTTGTCATCTCCTATGAGTCCTGTACCTCTCTCAGCATCTCCAACACTGGCCACTCTGTTATGGTGGAGTTTGAAGACACTGATGACAGGACAG CAATCAGTGGAGGGCCCTTTCAGAATCCATTCCGGCTAAAGCAGTTCCACTTCCACTGGGGGACCACGCACAGCCAGGGATCAGAGCATACCATTGATGGAAAACCTTTTCCCTGTGAG ctccACTTAGTTCATTGGAATGCCAGAAAATATGCAACATttggagaggcagcagcagctccagatgGCTTGGCAGTAGTTGGTGTTTTCTTGGAG attggaaaagaacATGCCAGTATGAACAGACTCACTGATGCTTTGTACATGGTAAAATTTAAA ggAACAAAAGCTCAGTTTAGAGGCTTCAACCCTAAATGTCTCCTGCCCTTGAGTCTAGATTATTGGACATACCTTGGTTCTTTGACAACCCCACCCCTTAATGAGAGTGTGACATGGATAGTGCTGAAAGAACCCATCAGAATCTCTGTGAAACAG CAGTGA